In one Mastacembelus armatus chromosome 19, fMasArm1.2, whole genome shotgun sequence genomic region, the following are encoded:
- the qki2 gene encoding protein quaking-B isoform X3 — protein MVGETEVKERPKSNPDYLMQLMNDRKVMSSLPNFSGIFTHLERLLDEEIGRVRKDMYNDTLNGGMFNGRDMEELPEAIGPVAQLQEKLYVPVKEYPDFNFVGRILGPRGLTAKQLEAETGCKIMVRGKGSMRDKKKEEMNRGKPNWEHLSEDLHVLITVEDTHNRAKIKLQRAINEVKKLLVPAAEGEDNLKKMQLMELAILNGTYRDANVKTPTAAFPLATPQAPRIITGPTPVLPPTLRNPAPVTTPTIMPLIRQIQSSTLVPGANPHPALVQQGPESGIIYTPYEYPYTLTPSILEYPIDSTGVLAGAMTTKVRRHDKRIHPYQRVVTTDRAATATNP, from the exons ATGGTCGGGGAGACAGAGGTGAAGGAGAGACCCAAGTCCAATCCGGACTATCTAATGCAGCTGATGAACGACAGGAAGGTGATGAGCTCCCTGCCCAACTTCAGCGGCATCTTTACGCATCTGGAGCGGCTGCTGGATGAAG AAATTGGCAGGGTACGGAAGGACATGTACAACGACACACTGAACGGCGGCATGTTCAACGGGCGGGACATGGAGGAGCTTCCCGAAGCGATCGGCCCCGTGGCTCAGCTGCAGGAGAAGCTCTACGTGCCTGTCAAAGAGTACCCTGAT TTCAACTTTGTAGGAAGGATTCTGGGTCCACGTGGACTGACAGCGAAACAGCTGGAGGCAGAGACCGGCTGCAAGATTATGGTGCGAGGAAAAGGCTCCATGAGAGACAAGAAGAAG GAGGAGATGAACCGAGGGAAGCCCAACTGGGAGCACCTCAGCGAGGACCTTCATGTCCTGATCACAGTGGAGGACACACACAACCGGGCCAAGATCAAACTCCAGCGGGCCATCAACGAGGTCAAGAAACTTCTCGTACCCGCT GCTGAGGGGGAGGACAACCTGAAGAAAATGCAGTTGATGGAGCTGGCCATTCTCAATGGGACCTACAGAGACGCCAATGTCAAGACGC CCACTGCCGCCTTCCCGCTAGCCACCCCTCAGGCTCCTCGGATCATCACCGGCCCGACACCCGTCCTGCCACCCACCCTGCGCAACCCTGCCCCCGTCACCACGCCGACCATCATGCCTCTGATTCGCCAGATCCAGAGCTCCACCCTTGTGCCAGGAGCCAATCCGCACCCAGCGCTGGTGCAACAAGGGCCCGAATCTGGAATAATCTACACACCCTATGAGTATCCATACACACTCACGCCCTCCATATTGGAATACCCAATTGACTCAACTGGAGTATTAG CAGGTGCCATGACCACTAAGGTACGACGCCACGACAAGAGAATCCATCCTTACCAAAGGGTAGTGACCACAGACAGAG CTGCCACGGCAACTAACCCATGA
- the timm23a gene encoding mitochondrial import inner membrane translocase subunit Tim23, which translates to MDNNSQGSGAVKAGLGSLFGGGSPEYSNTELSGVPLTGMSPLSPYLNVDPRYLIQDTDEFILPTGANKTRGRFELAFFTIGGSCMTGATLGALNGLRMGLKETRDMAWSKPRNVQILNMVTRQGASWANTLGSVALLYSAFGVAIEKARGAEDDLNTVAAGTLTGMLFKSGGGLKGVARGGLVGLALSGAYAVYNNWDHLTGSSSSSRLY; encoded by the exons ATGGACAACAACTCACAAGGATCGGGGGCCGTCAAAGCAGGTCTCGGGAGTCTCTTTGGAGGCGGGTCACCTGAATACTCCAACACAGAGCTCTCCGGGGTCCCAT TAACTGGGATGAGCCCATTGTCCCCTTACCTCAACGTTGACCCCCGTTACCTGATACAG GATACGGATGAGTTCATTCTACCCACAGGCGCCAATAAAACAAGAGGAAGGTTTGAACTTGCTTTTTTCACCATCGGAGGCTCCTGCATGACTG GTGCAACACTTGGAGCTCTAAATGGTCTCAGGATGGGCCTGAAAGAGACCAGAGACATGGCATGGTCCAAACCTCGTAATGTGCA GATTCTTAACATGGTGACCAGACAAGGTGCTTCATGGGCCAACACTCTGGGCTCTGTTG ctttgttgtaCAGTGCTTTTGGTGTGGCGATAGAGAAGGCCAGAGGAGCAGAAGACGACCTCAACACAGTGGCTGCTGGGACGTTAACTGGGATGCTCTTTAAATCAGGAG GCGGATTAAAAGGTGTAGCCCGTGGAGGTCTAGTTGGTTTAGCCTTGTCTGGTGCCTATGCTGTCTACAACAACTGGGACCACCTCACCGGATCCTCATCATCCTCCAGGCTATACTAG
- the prph2a gene encoding peripherin-2a isoform X2, with amino-acid sequence MALMVVKFDLKKRVKLAQTVWFMYWFAVMAGVLVFSMGLFFKIELRKRSELMDNNESHFLPNLLIFMGLITCSINAFGGKVCYDSLDPNKFAKWKPLLKNFLAFCIGFNALLLVTAFLCFVMRIPLQFTLAEGLRNGMRYYKDTDTPGRCYMKRTLDLMQIEFRCCGNDNYRDWFEIQWVSNRYLDFSSKEVKDRIGSNVDGQYLMDGVPFSCCNPSSPRPCIQYQMTNNSAHYSYDHYTEDLNVWKRGCRDALLSYYGGMMNTIGALVVLVTMLEVAVTIGLQYVNSSLSTLANPEDPESESEGWILEKTVKETFTDIMAKMKAMGKGSKVEEGGEAAVATVS; translated from the exons ATGGCTTTAATGGTGGTCAAGTTTGATCTGAAAAAGCGAGTGAAACTCGCTCAGACTGTCTGGTTCATGTACTGGTTTGCTGTAATGGCTGGTGTGCTGGTCTTCAGCATGGGCCTCTTCTTTAAGATCGAGCTTAGGAAACGCTCAGAACTTATGGACAACAACGAGAGCCACTTCTTGCCCAACCTGCTTATATTTATGGGTCTAATAACCTGCAGCATCAATGCCTTTGGAGGTAAAGTCTGCTATGACTCTCTAGACCCTAATAAGTTTGCGAAGTGGAAGCCCTTGTTGAAGAATTTCTTGGCGTTCTGTATAGGCTTCAACGCCCTGCTGCTTGTGACGGCGTTTCTGTGCTTTGTGATGAGGATCCCTCTGCAGTTCACCCTGGCTGAGGGGCTGAGGAATGGCATGAGGTACTACAAGGATACAGACACACCGGGACGCTGCTACATGAAGAGGACTCTGGATTTGATGCAGATTGAGTTTCGTTGCTGTGGGAATGACAACTACAGAGACTGGTTTGAGATTCAGTGGGTTAGCAACCGCTACCTGGACTTCAGCTCAAAGGAAGTCAAAGA CCGCATTGGGAGCAACGTGGATGGCCAGTACCTCATGGATGGAGTCCCATTCAGCTGCTGTAACCCCAGCTCCCCCAGGCCCTGCATCCAGTACCAGATGACCAACAACTCTGCTCACTACAGCTACGACCACTACACTGAAGACCTCAATGTTTGGAAGCGCGGCTGCCGTGACGCCCTGCTGTCCTACTATGGAGGCATGATGAACACCATTGGAGCTCTGGTGGTGCTGGTCACCATGCTGGAG GTTGCTGTGACCATTGGCTTGCAGTATGTCAACAGCTCCCTGTCCACCTTGGCCAACCCAGAGGACCCGGAGAGTGAGAGTGAAGGCTGGATCCTGGAGAAGACGGTGAAGGAGACATTCACTGACATCATGGCCAAAATGAAGGCCATGGGCAAAGGCAGcaaggtggaggaggggggtgAGGCGGCAGTTGCAACCGTGAGCTGA
- the tbcc gene encoding tubulin-specific chaperone C: MDAAAELSQESGFVAESGAAKMQERLQKRHQARIEDAERRKEDKERQAVAEEKGEYFSSTFNGERACIEELLSGCSGADRAVVTQILEEATAQTVQLQKFLNDSTLFLTQYELRQAQAALQKLQTSLAETREAALPKKRFAFRARTKAADKVAPPVSDTASPGAGTFEQSAQVDGAAAFEQCGFSNMENELLTKTSDEIQKRDVLLTHLTNCKVRLFGSPSTLHLKHIDSCEILCGPVSSSVFVDHCRNSILALPCQQLRTHNTTNTQVYLHVTSRAIIEDCHGVSFAPFSWSYPNLEDDFSVSGLDRDRNNWSQVDDFNWLAAGTPSPNWTVIPEADRKTNWDS, encoded by the coding sequence ATGGACGCAGCGGCCGAACTGAGTCAGGAGAGTGGGTTTGTTGCTGAAAGCGGTGCTGCCAAGATGCAAGAGCGACTTCAGAAGCGGCACCAGGCGAGGATAGAGGATGCcgagaggaggaaggaagatAAAGAGCGACAGGCTGTCGCTGAGGAAAAGGGCGAGTATTTCTCCAGCACTTTCAACGGGGAGCGGGCGTGTATCGAGGAGCTGCTGTCCGGTTGCTCCGGAGCGGACCGAGCCGTGGTGACTCAGATACTGGAGGAGGCCACGGCCCAAACTGTGCAGCTCCAGAAGTTTCTCAATGACAGCACGCTGTTTCTAACACAGTACGAACTAAGACAAGCTCAAGCTGCTCTTCAGAAACTTCAGACCTCACTTGCTGAGACCAGAGAGGCGGCTCTGCCCAAGAAAAGGTTTGCCTTCCGAGCTCGCACTAAAGCAGCAGATAAAGTAGCTCCACCTGTGTCAGACACCGCTTCACCTGGTGCTGGCACCTTTGAACAGTCTGCTCAAGTGGATGGAGCTGCAGCCTTTGAGCAGTGCGGCTTCTCCAACATGGAGAATGAGCTCCTGACTAAAACGTCCGACGAGATCCAGAAACGAGATGTGCTGTTGACCCACCTGACCAACTGCAAGGTGCGGCTGTTTGGCTCCCCCAGCACATTGCACCTGAAGCACATCGACAGCTGTGAGATCCTGTGCGGACCGGTATCTAGCTCAGTATTTGTTGATCATTGCAGAAACAGCATATTGGCCTTGCCGTGCCAGCAGCTGCGGACCcacaacaccacaaacacacaggtgtaCCTGCACGTCACCAGCCGAGCCATCATAGAGGACTGTCACGGAGTCAGTTTTGCCCCGTTCTCCTGGTCTTACCCAAACTTGGAGGACGACTTCAGTGTGTCTGGCCTAGACCGGGACAGAAACAACTGGAGCCAGGTGGATGACTTCAACTGGCTCGCTGCAGGAACACCTTCCCCTAACTGGACTGTCATCCCAGAAGCAGACAGGAAAACCAACTGGGACTCCTAG
- the qki2 gene encoding protein quaking-B isoform X1 — translation MVGETEVKERPKSNPDYLMQLMNDRKVMSSLPNFSGIFTHLERLLDEEIGRVRKDMYNDTLNGGMFNGRDMEELPEAIGPVAQLQEKLYVPVKEYPDFNFVGRILGPRGLTAKQLEAETGCKIMVRGKGSMRDKKKEEMNRGKPNWEHLSEDLHVLITVEDTHNRAKIKLQRAINEVKKLLVPAAEGEDNLKKMQLMELAILNGTYRDANVKTPTAAFPLATPQAPRIITGPTPVLPPTLRNPAPVTTPTIMPLIRQIQSSTLVPGANPHPALVQQGPESGIIYTPYEYPYTLTPSILEYPIDSTGVLVPSSCVFTAGAMTTKVRRHDKRIHPYQRVVTTDRAATATNP, via the exons ATGGTCGGGGAGACAGAGGTGAAGGAGAGACCCAAGTCCAATCCGGACTATCTAATGCAGCTGATGAACGACAGGAAGGTGATGAGCTCCCTGCCCAACTTCAGCGGCATCTTTACGCATCTGGAGCGGCTGCTGGATGAAG AAATTGGCAGGGTACGGAAGGACATGTACAACGACACACTGAACGGCGGCATGTTCAACGGGCGGGACATGGAGGAGCTTCCCGAAGCGATCGGCCCCGTGGCTCAGCTGCAGGAGAAGCTCTACGTGCCTGTCAAAGAGTACCCTGAT TTCAACTTTGTAGGAAGGATTCTGGGTCCACGTGGACTGACAGCGAAACAGCTGGAGGCAGAGACCGGCTGCAAGATTATGGTGCGAGGAAAAGGCTCCATGAGAGACAAGAAGAAG GAGGAGATGAACCGAGGGAAGCCCAACTGGGAGCACCTCAGCGAGGACCTTCATGTCCTGATCACAGTGGAGGACACACACAACCGGGCCAAGATCAAACTCCAGCGGGCCATCAACGAGGTCAAGAAACTTCTCGTACCCGCT GCTGAGGGGGAGGACAACCTGAAGAAAATGCAGTTGATGGAGCTGGCCATTCTCAATGGGACCTACAGAGACGCCAATGTCAAGACGC CCACTGCCGCCTTCCCGCTAGCCACCCCTCAGGCTCCTCGGATCATCACCGGCCCGACACCCGTCCTGCCACCCACCCTGCGCAACCCTGCCCCCGTCACCACGCCGACCATCATGCCTCTGATTCGCCAGATCCAGAGCTCCACCCTTGTGCCAGGAGCCAATCCGCACCCAGCGCTGGTGCAACAAGGGCCCGAATCTGGAATAATCTACACACCCTATGAGTATCCATACACACTCACGCCCTCCATATTGGAATACCCAATTGACTCAACTGGAGTATTAG TCCcttcttcctgtgttttcaCAG CAGGTGCCATGACCACTAAGGTACGACGCCACGACAAGAGAATCCATCCTTACCAAAGGGTAGTGACCACAGACAGAG CTGCCACGGCAACTAACCCATGA
- the qki2 gene encoding protein quaking-B isoform X2 — protein sequence MVGETEVKERPKSNPDYLMQLMNDRKVMSSLPNFSGIFTHLERLLDEEIGRVRKDMYNDTLNGGMFNGRDMEELPEAIGPVAQLQEKLYVPVKEYPDFNFVGRILGPRGLTAKQLEAETGCKIMVRGKGSMRDKKKEEMNRGKPNWEHLSEDLHVLITVEDTHNRAKIKLQRAINEVKKLLVPAAEGEDNLKKMQLMELAILNGTYRDANVKTPTAAFPLATPQAPRIITGPTPVLPPTLRNPAPVTTPTIMPLIRQIQSSTLVPGANPHPALVQQGPESGIIYTPYEYPYTLTPSILEYPIDSTGVLVPSSCVFTGAMTTKVRRHDKRIHPYQRVVTTDRAATATNP from the exons ATGGTCGGGGAGACAGAGGTGAAGGAGAGACCCAAGTCCAATCCGGACTATCTAATGCAGCTGATGAACGACAGGAAGGTGATGAGCTCCCTGCCCAACTTCAGCGGCATCTTTACGCATCTGGAGCGGCTGCTGGATGAAG AAATTGGCAGGGTACGGAAGGACATGTACAACGACACACTGAACGGCGGCATGTTCAACGGGCGGGACATGGAGGAGCTTCCCGAAGCGATCGGCCCCGTGGCTCAGCTGCAGGAGAAGCTCTACGTGCCTGTCAAAGAGTACCCTGAT TTCAACTTTGTAGGAAGGATTCTGGGTCCACGTGGACTGACAGCGAAACAGCTGGAGGCAGAGACCGGCTGCAAGATTATGGTGCGAGGAAAAGGCTCCATGAGAGACAAGAAGAAG GAGGAGATGAACCGAGGGAAGCCCAACTGGGAGCACCTCAGCGAGGACCTTCATGTCCTGATCACAGTGGAGGACACACACAACCGGGCCAAGATCAAACTCCAGCGGGCCATCAACGAGGTCAAGAAACTTCTCGTACCCGCT GCTGAGGGGGAGGACAACCTGAAGAAAATGCAGTTGATGGAGCTGGCCATTCTCAATGGGACCTACAGAGACGCCAATGTCAAGACGC CCACTGCCGCCTTCCCGCTAGCCACCCCTCAGGCTCCTCGGATCATCACCGGCCCGACACCCGTCCTGCCACCCACCCTGCGCAACCCTGCCCCCGTCACCACGCCGACCATCATGCCTCTGATTCGCCAGATCCAGAGCTCCACCCTTGTGCCAGGAGCCAATCCGCACCCAGCGCTGGTGCAACAAGGGCCCGAATCTGGAATAATCTACACACCCTATGAGTATCCATACACACTCACGCCCTCCATATTGGAATACCCAATTGACTCAACTGGAGTATTAG TCCcttcttcctgtgttttcaCAG GTGCCATGACCACTAAGGTACGACGCCACGACAAGAGAATCCATCCTTACCAAAGGGTAGTGACCACAGACAGAG CTGCCACGGCAACTAACCCATGA
- the qki2 gene encoding protein quaking-B isoform X4, producing MVGETEVKERPKSNPDYLMQLMNDRKVMSSLPNFSGIFTHLERLLDEEIGRVRKDMYNDTLNGGMFNGRDMEELPEAIGPVAQLQEKLYVPVKEYPDFNFVGRILGPRGLTAKQLEAETGCKIMVRGKGSMRDKKKEEMNRGKPNWEHLSEDLHVLITVEDTHNRAKIKLQRAINEVKKLLVPAAEGEDNLKKMQLMELAILNGTYRDANVKTPTAAFPLATPQAPRIITGPTPVLPPTLRNPAPVTTPTIMPLIRQIQSSTLVPGANPHPALVQQGPESGIIYTPYEYPYTLTPSILEYPIDSTGVLGAMTTKVRRHDKRIHPYQRVVTTDRAATATNP from the exons ATGGTCGGGGAGACAGAGGTGAAGGAGAGACCCAAGTCCAATCCGGACTATCTAATGCAGCTGATGAACGACAGGAAGGTGATGAGCTCCCTGCCCAACTTCAGCGGCATCTTTACGCATCTGGAGCGGCTGCTGGATGAAG AAATTGGCAGGGTACGGAAGGACATGTACAACGACACACTGAACGGCGGCATGTTCAACGGGCGGGACATGGAGGAGCTTCCCGAAGCGATCGGCCCCGTGGCTCAGCTGCAGGAGAAGCTCTACGTGCCTGTCAAAGAGTACCCTGAT TTCAACTTTGTAGGAAGGATTCTGGGTCCACGTGGACTGACAGCGAAACAGCTGGAGGCAGAGACCGGCTGCAAGATTATGGTGCGAGGAAAAGGCTCCATGAGAGACAAGAAGAAG GAGGAGATGAACCGAGGGAAGCCCAACTGGGAGCACCTCAGCGAGGACCTTCATGTCCTGATCACAGTGGAGGACACACACAACCGGGCCAAGATCAAACTCCAGCGGGCCATCAACGAGGTCAAGAAACTTCTCGTACCCGCT GCTGAGGGGGAGGACAACCTGAAGAAAATGCAGTTGATGGAGCTGGCCATTCTCAATGGGACCTACAGAGACGCCAATGTCAAGACGC CCACTGCCGCCTTCCCGCTAGCCACCCCTCAGGCTCCTCGGATCATCACCGGCCCGACACCCGTCCTGCCACCCACCCTGCGCAACCCTGCCCCCGTCACCACGCCGACCATCATGCCTCTGATTCGCCAGATCCAGAGCTCCACCCTTGTGCCAGGAGCCAATCCGCACCCAGCGCTGGTGCAACAAGGGCCCGAATCTGGAATAATCTACACACCCTATGAGTATCCATACACACTCACGCCCTCCATATTGGAATACCCAATTGACTCAACTGGAGTATTAG GTGCCATGACCACTAAGGTACGACGCCACGACAAGAGAATCCATCCTTACCAAAGGGTAGTGACCACAGACAGAG CTGCCACGGCAACTAACCCATGA